In a genomic window of Sporosarcina trichiuri:
- the flhB gene encoding flagellar biosynthesis protein FlhB, with protein sequence MLRLDLQFFAGEKTEKATPKKREDSRKKGQVLKSQDVTSAIVLLSVFLFLFFAAGLMKERFFQFFKQTFQTYVTMEKLDIDQTMLIYVEVVKEMAIVLLPIMLVAMIAAIAGNLIQFGLLFTGEPLKFDLKKIDPIKGLKRIFSIRAIVELLKSLLKISFIGSVTSIVLYMNIDKVLDLAFKTPSASMKTIAELVALMGIAASFVLLFISILDFLYQKFDYEKNLRMSKQDIKDEYKNMEGDPQIKSRIKQRQREMAMRRMMQEVPEADVVITNPTHYAIALKYKDGEMDAPVVVAKGADFIAQKIKLIAKEHNIVTVENRPLARALYSDAEIGSSIPDQFFKAVAEVLAYVYRIQRKI encoded by the coding sequence ATGCTGCGTTTGGATCTTCAGTTCTTTGCAGGGGAGAAAACTGAAAAGGCGACACCGAAAAAACGGGAGGATTCCCGGAAGAAAGGGCAGGTGCTCAAAAGCCAGGACGTGACGAGCGCCATTGTGCTGCTGTCCGTCTTCCTGTTCCTGTTCTTTGCCGCGGGGCTCATGAAAGAGCGGTTCTTCCAGTTCTTCAAGCAGACTTTCCAGACATATGTCACCATGGAAAAGCTCGACATCGATCAGACGATGCTCATCTACGTCGAAGTGGTGAAGGAGATGGCGATCGTCCTGCTGCCGATCATGCTCGTCGCGATGATAGCCGCGATTGCAGGGAACCTGATCCAGTTCGGCCTGTTGTTCACCGGGGAGCCGCTGAAATTCGATTTGAAAAAGATCGATCCGATCAAAGGGCTGAAACGGATCTTTTCCATCCGGGCGATCGTCGAACTGCTGAAGTCCTTGCTGAAAATCTCGTTCATCGGCAGCGTAACCTCGATTGTTTTGTATATGAACATCGACAAAGTGCTCGATCTGGCGTTCAAGACGCCTTCCGCATCCATGAAGACGATCGCTGAGCTCGTTGCACTGATGGGGATCGCCGCATCCTTTGTCCTGCTGTTCATCTCCATCTTGGATTTCCTCTATCAGAAATTTGACTATGAGAAGAATTTACGGATGTCGAAACAGGACATCAAAGACGAATACAAGAACATGGAAGGGGATCCGCAGATCAAATCGCGGATCAAACAGCGGCAGCGTGAAATGGCAATGCGCCGCATGATGCAGGAAGTGCCGGAAGCGGATGTCGTCATCACCAACCCGACCCACTACGCCATCGCGCTGAAGTACAAGGACGGGGAGATGGATGCGCCGGTCGTCGTGGCGAAAGGTGCGGATTTCATCGCCCAGAAGATCAAGCTGATCGCGAAAGAGCATAACATCGTCACCGTGGAGAACCGTCCGCTGGCCCGTGCGCTCTATTCGGATGCGGAGATCGGCTCAAGCATACCGGACCAGTTTTTCAAAGCGGTTGCGGAAGTGCTCGCATATGTCTACCGGATCCAGCGGAAAATCTAA
- the fliR gene encoding flagellar biosynthetic protein FliR: MEAFLPFVSVYLLVLTRIAAFFVTMPLFSYRAIPPVMRIGIAVLLSWVLVFTLDAPQVDINGEYILLVLKEAVIGLSIGVIAFIVMAAIQVAGGLIDFQMGFAIANVIDPQTGTQSPLLGQFFNSLALLLLLAVNGHHVLLDGMFYSYQFLPIDQVFPHFGNGDAAHLVLRTVAAVFAISFQMAIPIVATLFLVDLALGITARTVPQLNIFVIGFPIKIGVGFLVLFIMGSVIVAMMQKIFEVMSISMRDLMVLLGG; the protein is encoded by the coding sequence ATGGAAGCGTTCCTTCCCTTCGTCTCCGTATATTTATTGGTACTGACCCGGATTGCCGCATTTTTCGTGACGATGCCGCTGTTTTCGTATCGCGCCATCCCTCCGGTCATGCGGATCGGCATAGCCGTCCTGCTGTCCTGGGTGCTCGTCTTTACACTGGATGCCCCCCAGGTCGACATCAATGGGGAATACATACTATTAGTTTTGAAAGAAGCGGTCATCGGATTGTCGATCGGCGTTATCGCGTTCATCGTCATGGCGGCCATCCAGGTGGCGGGCGGGCTGATCGATTTCCAGATGGGATTCGCCATCGCGAACGTCATCGATCCGCAGACGGGTACGCAATCACCGCTCCTCGGCCAGTTTTTCAACTCACTCGCGCTGCTTCTGCTGCTTGCGGTGAATGGTCATCATGTCCTGCTTGACGGCATGTTCTACAGTTACCAGTTCCTGCCGATCGACCAGGTCTTTCCGCACTTCGGGAATGGGGATGCCGCCCATCTTGTCTTACGGACAGTGGCGGCCGTGTTCGCGATTTCGTTCCAGATGGCGATCCCGATCGTCGCGACTTTGTTCCTGGTCGACCTGGCCCTCGGCATCACCGCGCGGACTGTGCCGCAGCTCAACATTTTCGTCATCGGATTCCCGATCAAGATCGGTGTCGGGTTCCTTGTCCTGTTCATCATGGGTTCGGTCATCGTGGCCATGATGCAGAAAATCTTTGAAGTGATGTCGATCAGCATGAGGGATCTGATGGTGCTGTTAGGAGGATAA
- the fliQ gene encoding flagellar biosynthesis protein FliQ, whose amino-acid sequence MIVDFAERSVWVILMASGPLLIVALVTGLAVSIFQATTQIQEQTLAFVPKIIAVMVAIVFFGPWMLSKVTAYAIDIFDNLSRYVG is encoded by the coding sequence ATGATAGTGGATTTTGCTGAACGATCCGTCTGGGTCATCCTGATGGCATCCGGCCCTCTTCTCATTGTCGCACTTGTGACAGGGCTTGCAGTCAGTATCTTCCAGGCGACCACGCAGATCCAGGAACAGACTCTCGCATTCGTCCCGAAGATCATCGCCGTCATGGTGGCGATCGTGTTTTTCGGCCCGTGGATGCTGTCGAAAGTGACCGCCTATGCGATCGACATTTTTGACAACCTGTCCCGGTATGTAGGGTAA
- the fliP gene encoding flagellar type III secretion system pore protein FliP (The bacterial flagellar biogenesis protein FliP forms a type III secretion system (T3SS)-type pore required for flagellar assembly.), with product MTDFMQFFSDSDPGAVSTSVKMLLLLTVLSLAPAILILMTSFARIIIVLSFVRSALATQQMPPNQVLVGLALFLTFFIMAPTFQQVNDQALTPLFNEEISLDEAYSKASVPFKEFMGNHTRQKDLELFLRYNNADRPETMEDIPLTMMVPAFALSEIKTAFQMGFMVFIPFLVIDMIVASVLMSMGMMMLPPVMISLPFKILLFVLVDGWYLIVKSLLQSF from the coding sequence ATGACTGATTTCATGCAATTTTTTTCGGATAGTGATCCGGGTGCAGTATCGACATCCGTCAAGATGCTTCTTCTTCTGACTGTCCTTTCACTGGCACCGGCAATCCTGATCCTGATGACATCGTTCGCCAGGATCATTATTGTTTTGTCATTTGTCCGGTCGGCGCTAGCGACCCAGCAGATGCCGCCGAACCAGGTGCTTGTCGGACTCGCGCTGTTCCTCACCTTCTTCATCATGGCGCCGACGTTCCAGCAAGTGAATGACCAGGCGCTGACGCCGCTGTTCAATGAAGAGATTTCACTCGATGAGGCCTATAGCAAAGCGAGCGTCCCGTTCAAGGAATTCATGGGGAACCATACACGCCAGAAAGACCTTGAACTGTTCCTGCGTTACAATAATGCGGACAGGCCGGAGACGATGGAGGATATCCCGCTTACGATGATGGTGCCGGCATTCGCCCTCAGCGAAATCAAGACCGCGTTCCAGATGGGCTTCATGGTGTTCATCCCGTTCCTGGTCATCGATATGATCGTCGCCAGCGTCCTCATGTCGATGGGGATGATGATGCTGCCGCCGGTCATGATTTCGCTGCCATTCAAGATCCTGCTGTTCGTTCTCGTGGACGGCTGGTATCTGATCGTCAAATCACTGCTGCAGAGCTTTTAG
- a CDS encoding flagellar biosynthetic protein FliO translates to MKKHSADPFFRTKATLFLIICLAVVLAAGIPSEVAHAEKDTSVTDYLKKNKEEDKGKEPVKAEQPPAGEESPADAPAVGLSVWDYVKTGLALLFVIALIYGLVRLVNARNRISQNGKLMKNMGGLSLGQQKSVQLIEIGGRFYLIGVGEDVRLLKELTDPEEIEQLTAYYEQEADTVQHSPILGLLERLKAGKRNPYQKQEDPGNFGNVFKTKLTEIENERKRKLNQLTEKERNRND, encoded by the coding sequence TTGAAAAAGCACTCAGCTGATCCGTTCTTCCGTACGAAAGCAACCCTTTTCCTGATCATCTGCCTCGCGGTCGTACTGGCCGCGGGGATTCCTTCTGAAGTGGCGCATGCCGAAAAAGACACATCGGTCACCGATTATCTGAAGAAGAACAAGGAAGAGGACAAAGGAAAAGAGCCTGTCAAAGCGGAACAGCCGCCTGCTGGCGAAGAATCGCCTGCTGATGCGCCGGCGGTCGGCCTGTCCGTATGGGATTATGTGAAGACAGGGCTTGCCCTGCTGTTCGTCATCGCTCTCATCTACGGCTTGGTGCGGCTCGTGAATGCACGCAACCGGATTTCGCAAAACGGCAAACTCATGAAGAACATGGGCGGCCTGTCCCTCGGCCAGCAGAAATCGGTCCAGCTTATCGAAATCGGCGGCCGGTTCTATCTGATCGGTGTCGGGGAAGACGTCCGTCTGCTGAAAGAACTGACAGACCCCGAAGAGATTGAACAGCTGACTGCCTATTATGAGCAGGAAGCGGATACCGTGCAGCACAGTCCGATTCTCGGGCTGCTGGAACGCCTGAAAGCCGGGAAGCGGAACCCATACCAAAAACAAGAAGACCCGGGGAACTTCGGGAATGTATTCAAAACGAAGCTGACTGAAATCGAGAATGAGAGGAAGCGAAAGCTGAATCAGCTGACGGAGAAGGAGCGCAATCGGAATGACTGA
- a CDS encoding response regulator, translated as MSKRILIVDDAAFMRMMVKDILSKNNFEVVGEAADGAQAVEKYFELKPDLVTMDITMPEMDGIAALKAIKEKDPNATVIMCSAMGQQAMVIDAIQAGAKDFIVKPFQADRVVEAIEKALS; from the coding sequence ATGTCAAAACGTATTCTAATTGTAGATGATGCTGCATTCATGCGCATGATGGTGAAAGATATTCTCTCTAAAAACAACTTTGAAGTCGTCGGGGAAGCGGCAGACGGCGCCCAGGCGGTCGAGAAGTATTTCGAACTCAAGCCGGATCTGGTCACGATGGATATTACAATGCCGGAAATGGACGGGATTGCAGCATTGAAGGCCATCAAGGAAAAAGATCCGAATGCGACAGTGATCATGTGTTCGGCAATGGGTCAGCAGGCGATGGTCATCGATGCGATCCAGGCAGGTGCAAAAGACTTCATCGTCAAGCCTTTCCAGGCGGACCGGGTTGTAGAAGCGATTGAAAAAGCACTCAGCTGA
- the fliY gene encoding flagellar motor switch phosphatase FliY — MSDNILSQEEIEALLRGESIDTGGEAENGGQQEIRTEDYLDDMEQDALGEIGNISFGSSATALSGLLGQKVEITTPTISVIDRNDLDTEFVHPYVAVGVEYTAGLSGTNLLVIKQSDAAIIADLMLGGDGLSPDESLGEIHLSAVQEAMNQMMGSAATSMSTVFNKKVDISPPTIELLDVQADEGTDSIPNTNLLIRVSFNLKVGELIDSNIMQLFPLDLGKELVAALVGDPAAEAAPTVAEPERMRPQEQAAPAQEPPRQEPSYQQPVQPQYDHSQQQTSQPAYAEPQQQLPPRQQAHQQLDVQQAQFASFDAPSLSQSEASNLNLLLDIPLRVTVELGRTQRSVKEILEMSSGSIIELDKLAGEPVDILVNNRRIAKGEVVVIDENFGVRITDILSQTERLNNLR; from the coding sequence ATGAGTGATAATATCCTTTCACAGGAAGAGATCGAAGCCCTCCTGCGCGGCGAATCCATCGACACGGGAGGCGAGGCGGAGAACGGCGGCCAGCAGGAAATCCGTACGGAGGACTACCTGGACGATATGGAACAGGATGCTCTCGGGGAGATCGGCAATATCTCTTTCGGAAGTTCCGCAACCGCGTTATCCGGGCTGCTTGGCCAGAAAGTCGAAATTACAACACCGACCATCTCGGTCATCGATCGCAACGATCTCGATACGGAGTTTGTCCATCCGTACGTTGCGGTAGGCGTCGAATATACAGCCGGTCTGAGCGGTACGAACCTGCTCGTCATCAAACAGAGTGACGCTGCGATCATTGCGGATCTCATGCTCGGCGGGGACGGCCTGTCGCCGGATGAAAGTCTCGGTGAAATCCATCTGAGCGCTGTACAGGAAGCGATGAATCAGATGATGGGGTCTGCGGCGACAAGTATGTCGACCGTATTCAACAAGAAAGTCGACATCTCGCCTCCGACGATCGAGCTTCTTGATGTCCAGGCGGATGAAGGCACGGACAGCATCCCGAACACCAATCTGCTGATCCGGGTGTCATTTAACTTGAAAGTCGGCGAACTGATCGATTCGAACATCATGCAGCTATTCCCGCTGGACCTTGGCAAGGAGCTTGTCGCTGCACTCGTCGGCGACCCGGCAGCTGAAGCGGCACCGACAGTCGCGGAACCTGAACGGATGAGACCGCAAGAGCAGGCAGCACCTGCGCAGGAGCCGCCGCGCCAGGAACCTTCCTACCAGCAGCCGGTCCAGCCCCAGTATGATCATTCACAGCAGCAGACGTCACAGCCGGCTTACGCCGAACCGCAGCAGCAGCTGCCTCCGCGTCAGCAGGCACATCAGCAGCTCGATGTGCAGCAGGCGCAGTTTGCAAGTTTTGACGCACCTTCGCTTTCCCAGTCGGAGGCTTCGAACCTGAACCTCCTGCTGGATATCCCGCTCCGCGTGACCGTCGAACTCGGCCGGACGCAGCGGTCGGTCAAAGAGATCCTTGAAATGTCGAGCGGCTCCATTATCGAACTCGACAAGCTGGCAGGGGAACCAGTCGATATCCTCGTCAACAACCGGAGGATCGCCAAAGGGGAAGTCGTCGTCATCGACGAGAACTTCGGTGTCCGGATCACTGATATACTGAGCCAGACAGAACGGTTAAACAATTTACGCTAA
- the fliM gene encoding flagellar motor switch protein FliM, whose protein sequence is MSGDILSQNEIDALLSAISTGEMTADEMKKEDETKKVKVYDFKRALRFSKDQIRSLTRIHENFARLLTTYFSAKLRTYIQINVASVDQIPFEEFIRSIPNMTLLNIFEVPPLEGNIIMEVNPNVAYSMLERLMGGYGESSGKIDNMTEIETKILTSLFERSFDNLREAWANIADIDPYLAEMEVNPQFLQMISPNETVVVISFNIVIGESSGMINICIPHVVLEPIVPNLSVQYWMQTNKKEPTPEQSVVLEKRIRKASLPVVANLGEGTMTVEDLLYLQQGDVIQLDTAYDDPLTIEVSGVPKFTAQPGHLRNRMAVQILDTLIGGDDEDDE, encoded by the coding sequence ATGTCGGGAGATATCTTATCGCAAAATGAGATTGATGCACTGCTGTCCGCCATTTCCACAGGTGAAATGACCGCGGACGAAATGAAGAAAGAGGACGAAACGAAGAAAGTGAAAGTGTATGATTTCAAACGGGCGCTCAGGTTCTCGAAAGACCAGATCCGCAGTCTGACGCGGATCCATGAGAACTTCGCCCGGCTGCTGACAACGTACTTCTCGGCGAAGCTCCGGACGTATATCCAGATCAACGTTGCGTCGGTCGACCAGATTCCTTTTGAGGAATTCATCCGCTCAATCCCGAACATGACCCTTCTCAATATATTCGAAGTTCCGCCCCTTGAAGGCAACATCATCATGGAAGTGAACCCGAACGTCGCCTATTCCATGCTCGAGCGGCTGATGGGCGGATACGGGGAAAGCTCCGGCAAAATCGACAATATGACGGAAATCGAGACGAAGATCCTCACCTCGCTCTTTGAACGGTCATTCGACAATTTGCGGGAAGCATGGGCTAATATCGCGGACATCGATCCGTATCTGGCTGAAATGGAAGTGAATCCGCAGTTTCTGCAGATGATTTCGCCGAACGAGACGGTCGTCGTCATTTCATTCAACATTGTCATCGGCGAGTCGAGCGGGATGATCAACATCTGCATCCCGCATGTCGTCCTCGAGCCGATCGTCCCGAATTTGTCGGTCCAGTACTGGATGCAGACGAACAAGAAGGAACCGACACCCGAACAGAGTGTCGTCCTCGAGAAGCGGATCAGGAAAGCGAGCCTTCCCGTTGTTGCAAACTTGGGGGAGGGCACGATGACCGTCGAGGACCTGTTGTATCTCCAGCAGGGGGATGTCATCCAGCTCGATACCGCATATGACGACCCGCTGACGATCGAAGTGAGCGGTGTTCCGAAATTTACAGCACAGCCCGGCCATCTGCGCAACCGGATGGCTGTCCAAATACTAGATACCCTGATTGGAGGGGATGACGAAGATGATGAGTGA
- the fliL gene encoding flagellar basal body-associated protein FliL codes for MKNKVLTVSLIILVSITLVGVVGLILVLQFNKGDAAPKEPSIDEIIEASVDVPEITTNLSGRQFIRISLKIQTENKKAAEELTKRDFQVNNLVIQELSEMTAKDFEGKAGKQKFEDAIKAQLNPLMKEGKIEKVYITSYIIQ; via the coding sequence ATGAAGAATAAAGTCCTGACCGTCTCCCTGATCATCCTGGTGTCCATCACCCTCGTCGGTGTGGTCGGCCTGATCCTGGTCCTCCAGTTCAACAAAGGGGACGCCGCGCCGAAAGAGCCATCGATCGATGAGATCATCGAGGCTTCCGTCGACGTACCCGAAATCACGACGAACCTGAGCGGCCGGCAGTTCATCCGGATCTCGCTGAAGATCCAGACGGAGAACAAGAAAGCAGCCGAAGAACTGACGAAACGTGACTTCCAGGTCAACAACCTCGTCATCCAGGAACTGTCTGAAATGACAGCAAAAGATTTCGAAGGCAAAGCCGGCAAGCAGAAATTCGAAGACGCCATCAAGGCGCAGCTCAATCCTCTCATGAAAGAGGGCAAGATCGAGAAAGTCTATATAACATCCTATATCATCCAATAA
- a CDS encoding flagellar FlbD family protein, which produces MIEVTRLNGAPFHLNALYIEKVESMPDTKITLTTGTTYVVLDSLETVNTRITEFYRTVQLLSNPHLRGEEDEE; this is translated from the coding sequence ATGATAGAAGTGACACGCCTGAACGGAGCGCCGTTCCATCTGAATGCGCTCTACATAGAAAAAGTCGAATCCATGCCGGATACGAAAATCACACTGACGACGGGCACGACCTATGTCGTACTGGACTCCCTCGAGACGGTCAACACCCGGATCACCGAGTTCTACCGCACCGTCCAGCTGCTGTCGAATCCCCACTTGCGAGGTGAAGAAGATGAAGAATAA
- the flgG gene encoding flagellar basal body rod protein FlgG, with protein MLRSMYAGISGLKNFQTKLDVIGNNISNVNTYGFKKGRTIFSDLYSQTVSGASGSTTTRGGVNPKQVGLGSQLAAIDTLHSPGSTQFTGQTLDLAIEGDGFFMVVDQDTGIKTNQTFTRAGNFYLDKNGALVDGNGKYLAGAKATVTGGVYPDAEGSPTISKNSTSGELSVSTGATLAAPITIPNDAQSMSIGNDGKITFVDAEGKLKYAGQLVMAKFSNPGGLTKSGNNYFIESSNSGVPNLSTGGANGVGVVKSGSLEMSNVDLSEEFTEMIVAQRGFQANTRIITTSDEILQELVNLKR; from the coding sequence ATGTTACGCTCAATGTACGCAGGAATCTCAGGACTCAAAAACTTCCAGACCAAACTCGACGTCATCGGTAATAACATTTCTAACGTGAATACTTATGGGTTCAAGAAGGGCCGTACAATCTTCAGTGATCTTTACTCACAAACTGTTTCGGGGGCTTCTGGATCTACCACGACACGTGGCGGTGTAAACCCTAAACAGGTTGGGTTGGGTTCTCAGCTTGCTGCTATTGACACACTCCATTCTCCAGGGTCTACTCAGTTCACAGGACAAACACTTGACTTGGCAATTGAAGGTGATGGGTTCTTTATGGTCGTCGACCAGGATACAGGAATAAAAACAAATCAAACTTTCACACGGGCTGGAAACTTTTATTTGGATAAAAATGGAGCTTTAGTAGATGGCAACGGCAAATACTTAGCTGGCGCCAAAGCTACTGTTACAGGTGGTGTATACCCAGACGCTGAGGGGTCTCCCACTATTAGTAAAAATTCGACATCAGGCGAATTGTCTGTTAGTACAGGTGCAACTCTCGCAGCTCCAATCACAATCCCTAACGACGCTCAATCTATGTCCATAGGAAACGACGGAAAGATTACTTTTGTAGACGCGGAAGGTAAACTAAAGTATGCAGGACAACTAGTCATGGCTAAATTCTCCAATCCTGGTGGTCTAACAAAATCAGGTAATAATTACTTCATTGAGAGTTCCAACTCAGGAGTACCAAACCTATCGACCGGCGGGGCAAATGGAGTAGGAGTAGTCAAATCCGGCTCCCTGGAAATGTCCAACGTCGACCTTTCCGAGGAATTCACAGAAATGATCGTCGCGCAGCGCGGATTCCAGGCGAACACGCGGATCATCACAACATCCGACGAAATCCTCCAGGAGCTCGTCAACCTGAAACGATAA
- a CDS encoding TIGR02530 family flagellar biosynthesis protein, with protein sequence MEPLNIQRLQSHPPLRPGQPTKPTPATSFAAQLNSALAPAPLKVSKHATARLSERNIVITDAEWARVTDKVNEAKAKGIRDSLVLMDQAALIVSAKNSTVITAMDRTEAKDQLFTNIDGTIVLS encoded by the coding sequence ATGGAACCACTCAATATCCAGCGCCTCCAATCGCATCCGCCGCTAAGACCCGGACAACCGACAAAACCGACACCGGCAACGTCATTCGCCGCACAGCTGAACAGTGCCCTGGCACCGGCTCCGCTGAAAGTCAGCAAACATGCGACCGCCCGGCTGTCAGAACGCAATATCGTCATCACAGATGCAGAATGGGCACGCGTCACGGACAAAGTGAACGAGGCGAAAGCGAAAGGAATTCGCGACTCCCTCGTACTGATGGACCAGGCCGCACTGATTGTCAGCGCCAAAAACTCCACAGTCATCACAGCGATGGACCGCACGGAAGCAAAAGACCAGCTGTTCACAAACATCGACGGCACAATCGTACTCAGCTAA
- the flgD gene encoding flagellar hook assembly protein FlgD: protein MVDGQRPITESMYLINKQRDERKTGQGTLGKDDFMKLLIAQLQNQDPTNPMKDNEFIAQMAQFSSLEQTMNLAKAFEKFAETTNQSQMIQYNSFVGKEIKWHKVAEEPDKEGNPVITEGTGTIASIKYVNGSVVFTMKDGQELSPGNISEVLTGSVSTNSLVEASMLIGKTVTYTDGEAEKTGTVNSVSNKDGRLMYILDNGDKIEGSRFTAISK from the coding sequence ATGGTGGACGGACAGCGCCCGATCACGGAATCGATGTACCTCATCAACAAGCAGAGGGATGAACGGAAAACAGGACAAGGCACACTCGGCAAAGATGACTTCATGAAACTGCTCATCGCCCAGCTGCAGAACCAGGACCCGACCAACCCGATGAAAGATAACGAATTCATCGCACAGATGGCACAATTTTCATCACTCGAGCAGACGATGAACCTTGCGAAAGCGTTCGAGAAGTTCGCAGAGACGACGAACCAGAGCCAAATGATCCAATACAACTCTTTCGTCGGAAAAGAAATCAAATGGCACAAAGTGGCTGAGGAGCCTGACAAAGAAGGCAACCCGGTCATCACAGAAGGCACAGGGACGATCGCTTCCATCAAATACGTCAACGGCTCAGTCGTGTTCACGATGAAAGACGGACAGGAACTCTCGCCGGGCAACATATCGGAAGTACTCACAGGAAGTGTCAGCACGAACAGCCTCGTCGAAGCGAGCATGCTCATCGGCAAGACCGTCACCTATACGGACGGCGAAGCCGAGAAAACAGGCACCGTGAATTCCGTTTCGAACAAAGATGGAAGACTGATGTACATCCTGGACAACGGGGACAAAATCGAAGGCAGCCGATTCACAGCAATCAGCAAATAA
- a CDS encoding flagellar hook-length control protein FliK gives MNAGSVQAVPAAAGSQLGGKSAPSAKTGGFFGAVLAGMTQTSIPSGAVDADMEQNKAVSDAAAVLGSEDIGSLAESLSGMTGIPADELLEGLEQVKGSSKLSDWADLLGMDMQEVFETLSPMLEDAGVSKEQLAEIAFSDDIWPLINAAAEHAPELAGKLQEMISSKNGETSPQQAVKASVLLKTLSTVLPSKDLLGWQQENLTELKELAGKLALAAEQTTESQTSVKNPDFGMLLRTVNSASHHAQAVQSEELSGKANAEQPKTIVQALAAVSQTSDNETNSDKKSEQNHASLLQNSTVQPIVSKNVFSLETPEQKPAGQAEALLSKLQSLFKQTNFGQLGGTNRLLVKLYPEHLGQVRIELVQVNGVMTARILASTALGKEMLDSQLHQLRQSLSQQNVQVDRIDVTQAVQDPSRNDRSQQFSQQQFKGEQEQPEQRESEPEDQQTFQEFLIDLEG, from the coding sequence ATGAATGCAGGTTCAGTACAGGCAGTCCCGGCTGCTGCAGGCAGTCAGCTTGGCGGAAAGTCCGCTCCAAGCGCGAAAACCGGTGGGTTCTTCGGAGCTGTCCTGGCTGGTATGACACAGACTTCTATTCCATCTGGTGCCGTTGATGCCGATATGGAACAAAACAAAGCGGTATCTGATGCGGCAGCCGTCCTCGGTTCCGAAGATATTGGCAGTCTCGCAGAATCGCTCAGCGGGATGACAGGCATTCCTGCGGATGAGCTGCTCGAAGGCCTGGAGCAGGTCAAAGGCTCATCGAAACTGTCCGACTGGGCAGATCTTCTCGGTATGGATATGCAGGAGGTTTTCGAGACGCTTAGCCCTATGCTGGAAGACGCTGGAGTCTCCAAAGAGCAGCTGGCGGAAATCGCATTCTCGGATGATATTTGGCCGCTCATCAATGCGGCTGCAGAGCATGCACCGGAACTCGCGGGCAAACTGCAGGAAATGATTTCGAGCAAAAACGGTGAAACATCACCACAGCAGGCAGTAAAGGCTTCAGTGCTGCTGAAAACATTGTCAACTGTTCTCCCATCCAAGGATCTATTGGGCTGGCAGCAGGAAAACCTGACCGAATTGAAGGAACTCGCAGGAAAGCTTGCATTGGCCGCTGAACAGACAACAGAGTCGCAAACTTCTGTAAAGAACCCGGACTTCGGTATGCTGCTCAGAACAGTAAATAGCGCCTCGCATCACGCTCAGGCGGTTCAGTCTGAAGAACTGAGCGGGAAAGCGAATGCTGAACAGCCGAAAACAATTGTACAGGCCCTGGCAGCAGTTTCCCAGACAAGTGACAATGAAACGAATTCCGACAAGAAAAGCGAACAAAATCATGCATCGCTTCTTCAAAATTCGACAGTACAGCCGATAGTATCCAAGAACGTTTTCAGTCTGGAAACACCTGAACAGAAGCCCGCAGGCCAGGCAGAAGCACTGCTCTCGAAATTGCAGAGCCTGTTCAAACAGACGAATTTCGGCCAGCTCGGCGGCACGAACCGGCTGCTCGTGAAACTTTATCCGGAGCATCTCGGACAAGTGCGGATCGAACTCGTCCAAGTGAACGGTGTCATGACCGCAAGGATCCTCGCGTCCACGGCGCTCGGCAAGGAGATGCTCGACAGTCAGCTGCACCAGCTGCGCCAGTCACTCAGCCAGCAGAATGTCCAAGTGGATCGGATCGACGTCACCCAGGCGGTGCAGGACCCATCGCGGAATGACCGCAGCCAGCAGTTCTCCCAGCAGCAGTTCAAGGGAGAACAGGAACAGCCGGAACAGCGGGAATCCGAACCGGAGGATCAGCAGACGTTCCAGGAGTTCCTAATCGATTTGGAGGGATGA